In Saccharothrix violaceirubra, the following are encoded in one genomic region:
- a CDS encoding cysteine desulfurase yields MTTTATPLDVTAIRADFPILGRTVREGKRLVYLDSGATSQRPRQVLDAERAFLETANAAVHRGAHQLAEEATDAYEVARRKIAAFVGVDEGEIVFTKNATEGVNLVAYAMGNAATAGPEAHRFRIGPGDEIVVTEMEHHANLVPWQQLAQRTGATLRWFGVTDEGRLDLSDVDGVITARTKVVAFTQQSNVLGTVNPVAPLVAAAKAVGALVVLDACQSVPHSAVDFHALDVDFAVFSGHKMLGPTGIGVLYGRRELLEALPPFLTGGSMIETVRMEGSTFAPPPARFEAGTPVTSQAVALGAAVDYLSAIGMDRIAEHEHVLTEAALRGLAEIPGVRIVGPTEAVDRGGAVSFVLEGVHAHDAGQVLDSLGVEVRVGHHCAWPLHRRLDAAATVRASFYLYNTLDEVAALLDGVREAQKFFGTA; encoded by the coding sequence GTGACCACCACCGCTACTCCACTGGACGTCACCGCCATCCGCGCGGACTTCCCGATCCTGGGCCGCACCGTGCGCGAGGGCAAGCGGCTGGTCTACCTCGACTCCGGCGCCACCTCGCAGCGGCCGAGGCAGGTCCTCGACGCCGAGCGCGCGTTCCTGGAGACCGCCAACGCGGCCGTGCACCGCGGCGCGCACCAGCTCGCCGAGGAGGCGACGGACGCGTACGAGGTCGCCCGGCGCAAGATCGCCGCGTTCGTCGGGGTCGACGAGGGCGAGATCGTGTTCACCAAGAACGCGACCGAGGGCGTCAACCTGGTCGCGTACGCGATGGGCAACGCCGCGACCGCCGGCCCCGAGGCGCACCGGTTCCGGATCGGGCCCGGCGACGAGATCGTCGTCACCGAGATGGAGCACCACGCGAACCTCGTGCCGTGGCAGCAGCTCGCGCAGCGGACCGGTGCGACGCTGCGCTGGTTCGGCGTCACCGACGAGGGCCGGCTCGACCTGTCCGATGTGGACGGTGTGATCACGGCGCGCACCAAGGTCGTCGCGTTCACCCAGCAGTCCAACGTGCTGGGCACCGTCAACCCGGTCGCGCCGCTGGTCGCCGCCGCGAAGGCGGTCGGCGCGCTGGTCGTGCTCGACGCGTGCCAGTCCGTGCCGCACAGCGCGGTCGACTTCCACGCGCTGGACGTCGACTTCGCGGTGTTCTCCGGGCACAAGATGCTCGGCCCCACCGGCATCGGCGTGCTGTACGGGCGTCGCGAACTGCTGGAGGCGCTGCCGCCGTTCCTCACCGGCGGGTCGATGATCGAGACGGTGCGGATGGAGGGCTCGACGTTCGCGCCCCCGCCCGCCCGCTTCGAGGCCGGTACCCCGGTGACCTCGCAGGCCGTCGCGCTCGGCGCGGCCGTGGACTACCTGTCCGCGATCGGCATGGACCGGATCGCCGAGCACGAGCACGTGCTGACCGAGGCGGCGCTGCGCGGCCTGGCCGAGATCCCCGGCGTGCGGATCGTCGGCCCGACCGAGGCGGTCGACCGGGGCGGCGCGGTGTCGTTCGTGCTGGAGGGCGTGCACGCCCACGACGCCGGCCAGGTGCTCGACAGCCTCGGCGTCGAGGTGCGCGTCGGCCACCACTGCGCGTGGCCGTTGCACCGCCGGCTGGACGCGGCGGCGACCGTGCGCGCGAGCTTCTACCTCTACAACACGCTCGACGAGGTCGCCGCGCTGCTCGACGGCGTCCGCGAGGCGCAGAAGTTCTTCGGGACGGCGTGA